A section of the Chryseobacterium ginsenosidimutans genome encodes:
- a CDS encoding M1 family metallopeptidase, whose protein sequence is MRKFYFLLLSVFVFQQFYAQNDNLEKKGLIAKEMKSFASKMAVGNTNPNTLNYDLQYQRMNFTIDPAVRSIAGSVTSHFKPNQSMNSIYFDLDSQLAVSQVQYHGTTLVFQQLATTKELKINFQSALPANVLDSLTVTYSGVPPTANNSFFNGTQGGTAVLSTLNEPYGAQDWFPTKQSLNDKIERFDFKITTPSQYSVAANGKLMSETTLPGSQKLTFWRTQYPTAAYLIALSITNFVKLTDTMGNPPFPFINYVFPATSANATNMSNIDWTKTVMNTFETYFGPYPFRNEKYGHMEFQAGGGMEHQTMSSLGSWGRGLIAHELAHQWFGDKITCGAWNDIWLNEGFATFGEHVANEKLLMTNTEFLNYLLTQKNYVTGAPEGSVYVADANLTNVGAIFNSRLSYSKGAYVLRMLKWILGDAAFYQALQEYNSRPNLAYSYARTQDLNASFLTSTGQDFTGFFNDWIYGEGYPIYDIRWKQSGNTVTFKASQTQSHPSVSFYEMPLPIKVNGTGGQVAYFALNNTTNNQYFVQTVAFPVASVEFNYQYQILERNSTVAQDNTLSTSDFNAEEFALYPNPAKNEINIKGIDKATDFTIYFIDGKLVKKGTYQPEKSINISELVPGAYIFKIKDKNVKFLKK, encoded by the coding sequence ATGAGAAAATTTTACTTTTTACTTTTAAGCGTTTTTGTTTTTCAGCAATTTTATGCTCAAAATGATAATCTTGAAAAAAAAGGGCTGATTGCAAAGGAAATGAAATCTTTTGCCAGTAAAATGGCAGTTGGAAATACCAACCCTAATACTTTAAATTATGATCTTCAGTACCAGAGAATGAATTTCACCATAGATCCTGCAGTAAGAAGTATTGCGGGTTCTGTTACTTCTCATTTCAAGCCAAATCAAAGTATGAACAGTATCTATTTTGATCTGGATAGTCAGCTGGCGGTTTCTCAGGTTCAGTATCATGGTACTACACTTGTTTTTCAACAACTGGCGACGACGAAAGAGCTTAAAATTAATTTTCAGTCCGCACTTCCTGCCAATGTTTTGGATTCTTTGACGGTGACTTATTCAGGAGTTCCACCAACGGCAAACAACTCTTTTTTCAACGGAACACAGGGCGGAACAGCAGTTTTATCAACTTTAAATGAGCCTTACGGTGCGCAGGACTGGTTTCCGACAAAGCAAAGTTTAAATGATAAAATTGAAAGGTTTGATTTTAAAATTACAACTCCTTCTCAATACAGTGTTGCTGCCAATGGAAAATTAATGTCTGAAACCACTCTTCCGGGCAGCCAAAAGCTTACTTTCTGGAGAACTCAATATCCTACAGCTGCTTATTTAATTGCGCTTTCGATTACCAATTTTGTTAAATTGACGGATACCATGGGAAATCCACCTTTTCCTTTTATAAACTATGTTTTTCCTGCAACATCTGCCAATGCTACAAATATGAGTAATATTGACTGGACAAAAACAGTCATGAATACTTTTGAAACCTATTTCGGACCGTATCCTTTCAGAAATGAAAAGTACGGGCATATGGAGTTTCAGGCTGGTGGTGGAATGGAACATCAGACCATGTCTTCATTAGGATCATGGGGTAGAGGTTTGATTGCTCATGAGCTTGCTCATCAATGGTTTGGAGATAAAATAACTTGCGGAGCATGGAATGATATCTGGCTGAATGAAGGTTTTGCAACTTTTGGAGAACATGTGGCCAATGAGAAATTATTAATGACAAATACCGAGTTTTTAAATTATCTGCTGACACAAAAAAATTATGTTACAGGTGCACCGGAAGGAAGCGTTTATGTTGCAGATGCTAATTTAACAAATGTTGGAGCAATTTTCAATAGCAGACTGTCTTATTCTAAGGGAGCATATGTTTTAAGAATGCTGAAATGGATTTTAGGAGATGCAGCTTTTTATCAGGCACTTCAGGAGTATAATTCAAGACCGAACCTGGCTTATAGTTATGCAAGAACCCAAGATCTGAATGCCTCTTTTTTAACATCTACAGGACAAGATTTTACAGGGTTTTTCAATGACTGGATTTACGGAGAAGGTTATCCGATTTATGATATCCGATGGAAGCAGTCAGGAAATACAGTCACTTTTAAGGCATCTCAGACACAAAGTCATCCTTCCGTAAGTTTTTACGAAATGCCTTTACCGATTAAAGTAAACGGAACAGGAGGCCAGGTTGCTTATTTTGCTTTAAATAATACCACGAACAACCAGTATTTTGTACAAACAGTGGCTTTTCCGGTGGCGAGTGTAGAATTTAATTATCAATATCAGATTTTAGAAAGAAATTCAACAGTTGCTCAGGATAATACATTAAGTACTTCAGACTTTAATGCAGAAGAATTTGCTTTATATCCTAATCCTGCAAAAAACGAAATTAATATTAAAGGAATTGATAAAGCAACAGATTTTACCATTTATTTTATTGATGGAAAATTGGTAAAAAAAGGAACTTATCAACCTGAAAAATCAATCAATATTTCAGAACTTGTTCCGGGAGCTTATATTTTTAAGATAAAAGATAAAAATGTAAAGTTTCTAAAGAAGTAA
- a CDS encoding CopD family protein, whose amino-acid sequence MLYTIIKALHIIFMVSYFAGIFYLVRIFVYYKDTDEFQEEKKKILREQYTFMARRLWNIITVPAGVIMTVCGLAMIFLNAGLMKTPWFHLKLTFLVGLAIYHYWCWKKVLKLKELNGNSLETANIKLRQANEIATFILFLVVFTVILKSQVIEYWWQLITGFFVLVFLIMMTVKLVNKNKKNK is encoded by the coding sequence ATGCTTTACACTATAATAAAAGCCTTACACATTATCTTCATGGTAAGTTATTTTGCGGGAATTTTTTATCTCGTGAGAATTTTTGTCTACTATAAAGATACCGATGAATTTCAGGAGGAGAAAAAGAAGATCCTTAGAGAGCAATATACTTTTATGGCTCGTCGGCTTTGGAATATTATCACTGTTCCGGCAGGTGTAATAATGACAGTTTGTGGATTAGCGATGATTTTTCTGAATGCAGGATTAATGAAAACACCTTGGTTTCACTTAAAACTTACGTTCCTTGTCGGTTTGGCGATTTACCACTATTGGTGTTGGAAAAAAGTTTTGAAATTAAAAGAACTGAACGGGAATAGTCTTGAAACGGCCAATATAAAGCTTCGGCAAGCCAATGAAATTGCAACTTTTATTTTATTCTTAGTCGTATTTACAGTGATCTTAAAATCTCAGGTCATTGAATATTGGTGGCAATTAATTACAGGATTCTTCGTTTTGGTATTTTTAATCATGATGACCGTTAAACTGGTTAATAAGAATAAAAAAAATAAATAA
- a CDS encoding quinone oxidoreductase family protein: MATNNESGIIRMNRQGSPSVLEYGVTTIGQPSATQVVLHQKVIALNFVDIMFRNGSFPISDFPATIGVEASGVIESAGENVTEFSVGDRVGYFFSLGAYAERRLIESSELIKLPEDVSFDQAAAIMAKGLTARMLIKQAYPVQKGDVILVHAAAGGVGSLVSRWAKALGATVIGTVGNHSKKAYAINNGIDHVIALDTDDLHEAIKKITEGKGVDVVFDGVGKATFNESLKSIKNEGTIVLFGSSSGTPDIDEETLKAKNIKLIRPALGNYLKDKASIQSAAAEMFEALRNGILGEINPTVYPLSEAAKAHQDLESGNTKGSIIFHI; encoded by the coding sequence ATGGCAACAAATAATGAAAGCGGTATTATCCGAATGAACAGACAAGGATCACCATCTGTACTTGAATATGGTGTAACTACAATTGGTCAACCTTCAGCAACTCAGGTAGTGCTTCATCAAAAAGTGATCGCTCTAAACTTTGTAGATATCATGTTTCGTAACGGCAGCTTTCCGATTAGTGATTTTCCGGCTACGATAGGCGTTGAAGCTTCGGGTGTGATAGAATCTGCAGGTGAAAATGTTACAGAGTTTAGTGTAGGCGACAGAGTAGGATATTTTTTCTCATTGGGCGCTTATGCGGAACGCAGGCTGATAGAATCTTCAGAACTTATCAAACTTCCGGAAGATGTCTCTTTTGATCAGGCAGCAGCGATTATGGCTAAAGGTCTTACCGCAAGAATGCTTATCAAGCAGGCATATCCGGTACAAAAAGGGGATGTTATTTTAGTTCATGCAGCAGCGGGAGGCGTTGGTTCACTGGTAAGCAGATGGGCAAAAGCATTAGGAGCTACAGTAATTGGAACGGTCGGAAACCACAGTAAAAAAGCATACGCTATCAATAATGGAATCGACCACGTTATTGCACTTGACACGGATGATCTACATGAAGCTATAAAGAAAATTACAGAAGGAAAAGGCGTTGACGTCGTTTTTGACGGTGTAGGAAAAGCAACTTTTAATGAATCTCTCAAATCGATTAAAAATGAAGGTACGATCGTATTGTTTGGCTCTTCTTCCGGAACGCCGGATATTGATGAAGAAACTTTAAAAGCTAAAAATATTAAGCTGATTCGTCCTGCACTTGGCAATTATCTTAAGGATAAAGCAAGTATTCAATCGGCTGCGGCAGAAATGTTTGAAGCATTGCGAAACGGAATATTGGGAGAAATTAATCCTACTGTTTATCCTTTGTCAGAAGCAGCTAAAGCTCATCAGGATCTTGAATCAGGTAATACCAAAGGATCAATAATATTTCATATTTAA
- a CDS encoding ABC transporter permease subunit, with protein MFAILKKELWSYFGNWSAWVIIAAFSLITTLFLFFFENDSNIFDIGIASLQSYFVLVPWLLMFIIPALSMKTFAEEQQTGTLNWLFSQPLKVSDLIFGKFLSVWVVGILCLIPSLIYLYTVYVLGVPAGNIDLGMTFGSYIGLIILIAAFSGVGILASSVSQNQIMAYLLGVFMCFIMYFGIEQLASYKLLGGADFILQNIGFYQHFLGFTRGLIDFKDVAYFALIIGVTLVLSNHFINKKK; from the coding sequence ATGTTTGCAATTTTAAAAAAAGAACTTTGGAGTTATTTCGGAAACTGGAGTGCATGGGTAATCATCGCGGCTTTCAGTCTCATTACGACTCTGTTTTTGTTTTTTTTCGAAAATGATTCTAATATTTTCGATATTGGGATAGCTTCTCTACAAAGTTATTTCGTTTTGGTTCCCTGGTTATTAATGTTCATTATTCCTGCGCTTTCGATGAAAACTTTTGCGGAAGAGCAGCAGACGGGAACATTAAACTGGCTATTCTCTCAACCTTTAAAAGTTTCAGACCTTATATTCGGAAAGTTTCTTTCTGTTTGGGTTGTGGGTATTCTATGCTTGATTCCTTCACTGATTTACCTTTATACAGTTTATGTGTTGGGAGTTCCTGCAGGAAATATCGACTTAGGAATGACATTCGGAAGCTATATTGGTTTAATTATTTTGATTGCTGCATTTTCCGGAGTCGGGATTTTGGCTTCTTCCGTTTCTCAAAATCAGATTATGGCTTATCTGTTGGGCGTTTTCATGTGTTTTATCATGTATTTCGGAATCGAGCAGCTGGCAAGTTATAAATTATTGGGAGGGGCAGATTTTATCTTGCAGAATATTGGCTTTTATCAGCATTTCTTAGGCTTTACAAGAGGTCTTATTGATTTTAAAGATGTTGCTTATTTTGCTTTAATTATTGGTGTTACACTCGTTTTGTCTAATCATTTTATTAATAAAAAGAAGTAG
- the dacB gene encoding D-alanyl-D-alanine carboxypeptidase/D-alanyl-D-alanine endopeptidase, which translates to MVNFRRYISSVAVLASGLFLAQSTVSTVLYSPGYDNQRSSLNLPSPITSMVEKTILSPKELVDINVNTMMTDPVLKNATWGFVVYDPKTKKVISSYNENTPLVPASTTKLLTTETAMNLLGENYRWNTQLEYSGSVDENGVLNGNLYIIGSGDPSLGTNKAGAWAYRDIVSDFISGLSREGIKKVNGDIIIQTALFKGNISKLPENVVWLESNNYYLPAGTTREINPANEKLIVKKGNSLSADKKFFYVSPYNKQMVYADKYEGDGILTTKLPDAPAFLANSFRTTLVKSGIAVTGKVTPKMTDANPESRKLVSAYKSPTLSDIIFYTNQHSDNGLAEALLKTVGFQSLGDQTTESGRKVVTEHLKNEGFDMIGLNYIDGSGLSRSNNVTPIAQAKFLTSLMEEKYYKTYLTSLPVGGQSGTLKRMFNGLGNGQVFAKTGTLNKVKTLAGYMKTNSGKTLVFSLMVNNYSGSVDMVKKRMEKILEPALDL; encoded by the coding sequence ATGGTAAATTTCAGAAGATATATTTCAAGCGTTGCGGTACTGGCTTCAGGTCTCTTCCTTGCACAGTCTACCGTTTCTACAGTTCTATATTCTCCGGGTTACGACAACCAAAGAAGCAGTTTAAACCTGCCTTCTCCCATCACTTCGATGGTGGAAAAAACTATTTTGTCGCCAAAAGAGCTTGTAGACATTAATGTAAACACAATGATGACCGACCCTGTATTGAAAAATGCAACCTGGGGATTCGTAGTGTATGACCCGAAAACGAAGAAGGTAATTTCTTCGTATAACGAAAATACTCCTTTGGTTCCAGCTTCTACAACAAAATTATTGACAACAGAAACAGCAATGAATCTGTTGGGTGAAAATTATCGTTGGAATACACAGTTGGAATACTCTGGAAGTGTAGATGAAAATGGAGTTTTGAACGGAAATCTTTATATTATAGGAAGCGGTGATCCGTCTTTGGGTACAAACAAAGCAGGAGCGTGGGCTTATAGAGATATCGTTTCAGATTTCATAAGTGGACTTTCTCGTGAGGGAATCAAAAAAGTAAATGGTGATATTATTATCCAGACAGCGCTTTTCAAAGGTAATATTTCAAAACTTCCGGAAAATGTTGTGTGGCTAGAGAGTAATAATTACTATCTGCCGGCAGGAACTACTCGTGAGATTAATCCTGCCAACGAAAAACTGATCGTGAAAAAAGGTAATAGTCTTTCTGCAGACAAGAAATTCTTTTATGTTTCTCCGTACAACAAACAAATGGTTTATGCTGACAAATATGAAGGGGATGGTATTTTAACAACCAAATTACCAGATGCACCGGCATTCCTTGCCAATTCTTTCAGAACTACTTTGGTAAAAAGCGGTATTGCTGTAACGGGAAAGGTAACTCCTAAAATGACGGATGCAAATCCTGAAAGCAGAAAATTGGTTTCAGCATATAAATCTCCGACTTTGAGTGATATTATTTTCTATACCAATCAGCACAGTGACAATGGTTTGGCAGAAGCATTATTAAAAACAGTTGGTTTCCAGAGTTTGGGAGATCAAACTACCGAATCGGGAAGAAAAGTAGTGACGGAACATTTGAAAAATGAAGGTTTTGATATGATCGGTTTAAATTATATTGACGGAAGCGGACTTTCTAGAAGCAATAACGTTACTCCAATTGCTCAGGCTAAATTTTTAACTTCTTTAATGGAGGAAAAATATTACAAGACTTATTTAACATCATTACCGGTTGGTGGACAGTCAGGAACGTTGAAAAGAATGTTTAATGGCTTAGGAAACGGGCAGGTTTTTGCTAAAACAGGAACTTTAAACAAGGTGAAAACATTGGCTGGATACATGAAAACGAATTCAGGAAAGACTTTGGTTTTTTCTTTAATGGTTAATAATTATTCAGGGTCTGTAGATATGGTAAAGAAAAGAATGGAGAAAATTCTTGAACCTGCATTAGATTTATAG
- the kbl gene encoding glycine C-acetyltransferase: protein MISKKYLENLQNELQNIDNDGLYKRERIITSQQSAEIEANGKKLLNFCANNYLGLSNNPEVMKASQDMIESHGYGMSSVRFICGTQDIHKQLEQKIAEFLGLEDTILYAACFDANGGVFEPLFTEEDAIISDELNHASIIDGVRLCKAARYRYKNNNMADLEAQLIAASEKNHRFKIIVTDGVFSMDGIVADLKGVCDLADKYDALVMVDDSHATGFIGKTGRGTHEANEVMGRVDIITSTLGKALGGALGGFTSGKKEIIDMLRQRSRPYLFSNSLAPGIVGAALKVLDMISEDTSLRDKVMENAEYFRAEMKAKGFDIPDGDAAIVPVMLYDAPLAQKMAEKLMDEGIYVIGFFYPVVPKGKARIRVQLSAAHTRAHLDKAIAGFEKVGKELGVIS from the coding sequence ATGATCTCTAAAAAGTATCTTGAAAATTTACAGAACGAACTGCAGAATATTGATAACGACGGACTTTACAAAAGAGAAAGGATTATTACTTCTCAGCAAAGTGCGGAAATTGAAGCCAACGGAAAAAAGCTGTTGAACTTCTGTGCCAACAATTATTTGGGATTATCAAACAATCCGGAAGTAATGAAAGCTTCTCAGGATATGATTGAATCTCATGGCTACGGAATGTCTTCTGTACGTTTTATCTGCGGAACTCAGGATATTCATAAACAATTGGAGCAAAAAATTGCTGAATTTTTAGGTCTTGAAGATACTATTCTTTATGCAGCATGTTTTGATGCGAATGGAGGTGTTTTTGAACCTTTGTTTACGGAAGAAGATGCAATTATTTCAGATGAATTGAATCACGCTTCAATTATCGACGGAGTTCGTCTTTGTAAAGCGGCAAGATACCGTTACAAAAACAATAATATGGCAGATTTGGAAGCTCAGTTAATTGCTGCTTCTGAAAAAAATCACCGTTTCAAAATTATTGTTACAGACGGAGTTTTCTCCATGGACGGAATTGTTGCAGACTTAAAAGGTGTTTGCGATTTAGCCGATAAATACGATGCTTTGGTAATGGTTGATGATTCTCATGCAACTGGTTTCATTGGGAAAACCGGTCGTGGAACTCACGAAGCTAATGAAGTGATGGGTAGAGTAGATATTATTACTTCTACGTTAGGTAAAGCTCTTGGAGGTGCTTTGGGAGGGTTTACTTCCGGTAAAAAAGAGATTATCGATATGTTGAGACAGCGTTCTCGCCCTTATTTATTCTCCAATTCACTGGCTCCCGGAATCGTTGGTGCTGCTTTGAAAGTATTGGATATGATTTCCGAAGACACTTCTCTTCGTGATAAAGTAATGGAAAACGCAGAATATTTCAGAGCAGAAATGAAAGCTAAAGGTTTTGATATTCCTGATGGTGATGCTGCGATCGTTCCGGTAATGTTGTACGATGCACCTTTGGCCCAGAAAATGGCTGAAAAGTTGATGGATGAAGGAATTTATGTTATCGGATTCTTCTATCCTGTTGTACCGAAAGGAAAAGCGAGAATCAGAGTTCAGCTTTCTGCCGCTCATACAAGAGCGCATTTGGATAAAGCAATCGCAGGTTTTGAAAAAGTAGGAAAAGAACTGGGAGTTATCTCATAA
- a CDS encoding Crp/Fnr family transcriptional regulator: protein MAAISFEPFFSYVESKSAFILNAEEKSLLESAFKVKHLRKRQYLLQEGDICRYMSFIVKGSGRMYSVNDKGQEHIIRFAIENWWLGDYESYNFNTPSLYNIEVLEDSEVLMIEHSQMQELITSIPAIDSMIKEIDRKGTVATQKRIHSSISEGAEESYDNLIKNYPEFLNRFPQSMIASYLGISPETLSRVRKNMLKK from the coding sequence TTGGCTGCTATCTCTTTTGAACCTTTTTTCAGTTATGTTGAATCCAAATCTGCTTTCATTTTAAATGCAGAAGAAAAATCACTTTTAGAATCTGCTTTCAAGGTAAAGCATTTACGCAAGAGACAGTATCTTTTGCAGGAAGGAGATATTTGCAGGTATATGTCTTTCATTGTGAAAGGTTCGGGCCGAATGTATTCGGTAAATGATAAAGGGCAGGAACATATTATCCGGTTCGCTATTGAAAACTGGTGGCTGGGAGATTATGAAAGTTATAACTTCAACACACCTTCACTTTATAACATTGAAGTGTTGGAAGATTCTGAGGTTCTTATGATTGAACATAGCCAAATGCAGGAACTTATTACCTCGATACCTGCAATAGATTCAATGATTAAAGAAATCGACAGAAAAGGAACCGTAGCTACTCAAAAACGCATCCATTCTTCAATTAGTGAGGGCGCAGAAGAAAGCTATGATAATTTGATTAAAAATTATCCTGAATTCCTGAACCGTTTTCCACAAAGTATGATTGCTTCCTATCTTGGTATATCACCTGAAACATTGAGCCGTGTCCGTAAAAATATGCTTAAAAAGTAA
- a CDS encoding cupin-like domain-containing protein, protein MRLSPVQKIKNISSEDFLNTYLKPAKPVILKDFVDPESPAFKKWNYEYFKQIAGENKVNIYGSEIESLDRVASKPIGQSTFSKYLDLITSTPTEHRLFLFNLLSIKPELKNDIHYNDVTEGKIIKWLPFMFFGGEGSITRNHVDIDMSHVFISQFQGIKRIWLFPWEQSDLMYKLPYNFHSITNIKEPDYQEFPGLKYLNGYEAVIKPGETLYIPSGWWHYIQYETEGYSVSIRALPSSLSEKWRGFKNLLLIRHFDNLMRNIFKEKWFHFKVRKAKRKANRAIKRQKNFQI, encoded by the coding sequence ATGAGATTATCGCCAGTGCAAAAAATAAAAAATATATCGTCGGAAGACTTTCTCAATACTTATCTGAAACCTGCAAAACCAGTTATTTTAAAAGATTTTGTAGATCCTGAAAGTCCAGCTTTCAAAAAATGGAATTACGAATATTTTAAACAAATTGCGGGTGAAAATAAAGTCAATATTTATGGTAGTGAAATAGAATCTCTGGACAGAGTTGCCAGCAAGCCGATCGGGCAAAGTACATTCTCGAAGTATCTCGATCTAATCACCTCAACTCCTACAGAACATCGCCTTTTCTTATTCAATTTATTAAGCATTAAGCCTGAGCTTAAAAACGACATCCATTATAACGATGTTACAGAAGGAAAAATAATAAAATGGCTTCCTTTCATGTTTTTTGGCGGTGAAGGTTCAATTACAAGAAACCATGTTGATATTGATATGTCTCATGTCTTTATCTCTCAATTTCAAGGAATTAAAAGAATATGGCTTTTTCCCTGGGAGCAATCTGATCTTATGTATAAGCTTCCTTATAATTTTCACAGTATTACCAACATTAAAGAACCGGATTATCAGGAATTTCCCGGACTGAAATATCTAAATGGCTATGAAGCCGTTATAAAACCGGGCGAAACACTGTACATCCCTTCCGGATGGTGGCATTATATTCAATATGAAACGGAAGGATATTCTGTTTCCATCAGAGCTTTACCGTCAAGCTTATCAGAAAAATGGCGAGGTTTCAAGAACCTTTTATTAATAAGACATTTTGACAATCTGATGCGAAATATATTCAAAGAAAAATGGTTTCATTTCAAAGTGCGAAAAGCAAAAAGGAAAGCTAACAGAGCTATTAAAAGACAAAAAAACTTTCAGATTTAA
- the gldG gene encoding gliding motility-associated ABC transporter substrate-binding protein GldG yields the protein MKKIQFKSPVGILLFAVLPLAIILSVSGIRLDLTKEKRYTLSDSTIKVLESVKKPINIEVYLEGDFPANFKQLQSETKFMLENFRKVNPDIDFKFIDPIKSKIPKDSLLSRGIYPSVLDDVKSGKTSQIEIYPYALIKNGKTKVTVPLIVEQNYADNDELLKKSIENLEYNLISKLKIATNESFKKVGVLVNQDELSPGEFQGFMNLALENYDAGPIIPKNQKELSLADVPLLKQMSALVIAKPRKAFTDQEKVILDQYIMNGGKTLWMIDAVNAEMDTLMRSEKLMPFPIDLNMTDFFFNYGLRINPALVKDVKKFAKLKFVAGEVAGNAQYSTQPWPYFPLGIAENDNSITKNINPVKFEFPTSIDTLGRKNIKTSVLFESSERTLLKQVPNYVSLEEINSVDSLGQMEKPSTPKIFAVALQGKFTSAYASRIERKSYPGFKVSSPENKMIVIADGDIARNKVVKGKPLPLGMDVLTQERFGNEQFLKNALDYLLDDSNLMKLRNRNIEERLLDRYLINEERNYWQWFNLLLPLAIIGILGGLFFWLRKKKFG from the coding sequence ATGAAGAAGATACAGTTTAAGTCTCCGGTAGGAATTTTACTTTTCGCGGTTTTGCCACTGGCAATTATTCTGTCAGTTTCAGGAATCAGATTAGATTTAACCAAAGAAAAAAGATATACACTTTCTGACAGCACGATAAAGGTGTTGGAATCAGTGAAAAAGCCTATAAATATTGAAGTTTATCTGGAAGGAGATTTTCCTGCAAACTTTAAGCAGCTTCAAAGTGAAACGAAGTTTATGCTGGAAAACTTCAGAAAAGTAAATCCGGATATTGATTTTAAATTTATTGATCCGATTAAATCAAAAATTCCAAAAGACAGCCTTTTGTCCAGAGGAATATATCCTTCTGTGCTGGATGACGTAAAAAGCGGAAAAACATCGCAGATAGAAATTTATCCGTATGCCTTGATTAAAAACGGTAAAACGAAAGTTACCGTCCCGCTTATTGTAGAGCAGAATTATGCTGATAATGATGAATTGCTTAAAAAATCTATTGAAAATTTAGAATATAATTTAATTTCTAAACTTAAAATTGCAACGAATGAAAGCTTCAAAAAAGTGGGCGTTTTGGTTAATCAGGATGAACTAAGTCCGGGAGAATTTCAGGGTTTTATGAATCTTGCACTGGAAAATTATGATGCAGGCCCGATTATTCCTAAAAACCAAAAAGAATTAAGCTTGGCAGATGTTCCGCTTCTGAAGCAGATGAGTGCTTTGGTGATTGCAAAACCTAGAAAAGCATTTACAGATCAGGAAAAGGTAATTTTGGATCAATATATCATGAATGGTGGAAAAACGCTTTGGATGATCGACGCGGTAAACGCCGAAATGGATACTTTGATGAGATCAGAAAAACTGATGCCTTTTCCGATTGACCTTAACATGACGGATTTCTTTTTTAATTATGGTTTAAGAATTAATCCGGCTTTGGTAAAGGATGTTAAAAAATTTGCCAAACTAAAGTTTGTAGCAGGTGAAGTTGCAGGAAATGCTCAGTATTCTACGCAGCCTTGGCCTTATTTTCCATTGGGAATTGCAGAAAATGATAATTCTATCACAAAAAATATTAACCCTGTGAAATTTGAATTTCCGACTTCTATTGATACGCTGGGGAGGAAAAATATTAAAACATCGGTGCTTTTTGAGTCAAGCGAAAGAACTTTACTCAAGCAGGTTCCGAATTATGTCAGCCTAGAGGAAATCAACAGTGTTGACAGTTTGGGACAGATGGAAAAACCAAGTACTCCAAAGATTTTTGCAGTAGCATTACAGGGAAAATTTACTTCAGCCTATGCTTCAAGAATTGAAAGGAAATCTTATCCTGGTTTTAAAGTTTCAAGCCCTGAAAATAAAATGATCGTTATAGCAGACGGAGACATCGCAAGAAATAAAGTAGTGAAAGGAAAGCCGTTACCTTTAGGAATGGATGTTCTTACACAAGAACGTTTCGGAAACGAACAGTTCCTGAAAAACGCTTTGGATTATCTGTTGGACGACAGCAATTTAATGAAATTGAGAAACCGTAATATCGAAGAAAGACTTCTGGACCGATACCTGATCAACGAAGAAAGAAATTACTGGCAATGGTTTAATTTGCTGCTTCCTCTAGCAATTATTGGTATTTTGGGAGGTTTGTTCTTCTGGTTGAGAAAAAAGAAGTTTGGATAA